The following are encoded together in the Methylobacterium radiotolerans JCM 2831 genome:
- the qatC gene encoding Qat anti-phage system QueC-like protein QatC: MTRVVCHADIADVPLRRAVGDVHVVLYGRGRMPDGIARLGAGVMDAVSRIGFALREDAFDFLTIALAVTAADTFVLRELAEDRWSRRLELSVPLINPRLWGAVRAQLEEALRFLSGDSWSLSFQRGGPRRPSQAVIDGRRRRIDLSRSESACLFSGGLDSYIGALDLIAQGERPLLVSHAYRGDRRYQDRTAHALPVACARFSANAHPTWSGPSDVSMRTRSFNFLAYGAAAATAISQMRAGNRVTLWVPENGLIALNAPLTPRRIGSHSTRTTHPYFLQSMQNILDAVGLPVAIVNPLRHQTKGEMVLRHARDPAFVAQAVRTVSCGKWKRDGTQCGRCVPCLIRRASFHAADIADTTGYRSQVLAPVLGDIDLRDDLASVRSAVRRARQTAMEPWVLQAGPLPQEQLERDGCIEVFRRGIDELRSFLHANGLP, encoded by the coding sequence ATGACACGGGTGGTCTGTCACGCCGACATCGCGGACGTGCCCCTCCGCCGCGCCGTGGGCGACGTCCATGTGGTGCTCTACGGCCGGGGCCGTATGCCGGACGGCATCGCGCGGCTTGGGGCCGGGGTGATGGACGCTGTCAGCCGCATCGGCTTCGCCCTGCGCGAGGACGCTTTCGACTTCCTGACCATCGCCCTGGCCGTGACGGCAGCCGATACCTTCGTTCTGCGGGAGCTGGCGGAGGACCGCTGGAGCCGGAGACTGGAACTCTCGGTTCCCTTGATCAATCCCCGACTTTGGGGCGCGGTGCGGGCGCAGTTGGAAGAGGCCTTGCGCTTCCTGAGCGGCGATTCCTGGAGCCTGTCGTTCCAGCGCGGTGGCCCGCGGCGCCCCTCCCAGGCGGTGATCGATGGCAGGCGGCGGCGCATCGACCTATCCCGATCCGAAAGCGCCTGCCTGTTCTCGGGTGGCCTGGACAGTTACATCGGCGCCCTCGACCTCATCGCCCAAGGAGAACGCCCGCTCCTTGTCAGCCATGCCTATCGAGGAGATAGACGGTACCAAGACCGCACAGCCCACGCGCTACCGGTGGCCTGCGCCCGGTTCTCCGCCAACGCTCATCCAACTTGGTCCGGTCCGTCCGACGTCTCCATGCGGACGCGGAGCTTCAATTTCCTTGCCTACGGCGCCGCCGCGGCGACAGCTATATCCCAGATGCGAGCGGGAAACCGGGTCACGCTGTGGGTTCCCGAAAACGGCTTGATCGCCCTCAATGCGCCGCTGACCCCGCGCCGGATCGGCTCGCACAGCACACGGACGACCCATCCGTATTTCCTGCAATCGATGCAAAATATCCTTGATGCGGTCGGTCTCCCCGTGGCCATCGTGAACCCGCTGCGCCATCAAACAAAAGGCGAGATGGTATTGCGGCACGCAAGAGATCCGGCTTTCGTCGCTCAAGCGGTTCGCACAGTTTCCTGCGGAAAGTGGAAGCGTGACGGCACACAATGCGGTCGCTGCGTCCCGTGCCTGATCCGTCGCGCGTCCTTCCATGCCGCGGACATCGCGGACACGACCGGGTATCGCAGCCAGGTGCTCGCCCCCGTCCTCGGGGACATTGATCTCCGCGATGATCTCGCGTCGGTGCGCTCCGCTGTCAGACGAGCGCGGCAAACGGCGATGGAACCGTGGGTGCTCCAGGCCGGCCCGCTTCCCCAAGAGCAGCTTGAGCGGGACGGGTGTATTGAGGTTTTCAGGCGTGGTATCGATGAGCTGCGGAGCTTCCTCCACGCCAATGGATTGCCGTGA
- a CDS encoding KAP family P-loop NTPase fold protein: MWADTDTDVDYLNYTEVAELVAEMVGSERMLPLSLGVFGTWGTGKSSILRLVQADLAAQDGRYVFVEFDAWLYQDFDDARAALMAVIAKVLLDAAPEGLKDKAKSLYGRVNKLRLLGFAAEGGAALMGLPTLGLLRKGIEGIGDYVAGNADDEDAKAVKEAAGEVKEKTKGLLASKEKRSPPEEITAFRAEFKEVLKGLDKTLVVVIDNIDRCTPPNAIHTLEAIRLFLFLPRTAFVIAADEDMVRHAVSTHFRNPSERLIQDYLDKLIQVPVRVPRLGVQEVRAYMLLLFAEAAEIGAERLEALRTFLVEQLRQAWRPDAGFGIDDVLRVLQPADPAALRVTLDLADRMAPLLAYSANVKGNPRIIKRMLNVVRMRASVARRRGMPIDEAIIAKFVLFERCTAAAAVDALHDTINASAGKPEFFALLEDTAALAADIEGACPESMRPYMTFIRDWGALEPPLADIDLRPAVYLARETVPLRSIAAALSPAALRALDVLRDVRTASSPAARDALAAVDAIEHVPMMDALVRDMRRNPEWMRNRRDFLGATLLADLAPEAAVVLVRFIRSLELPRRPPWMSALLTGKTWAEG, translated from the coding sequence ATGTGGGCTGACACCGATACCGACGTCGACTACCTCAATTATACGGAGGTTGCCGAACTCGTCGCCGAGATGGTCGGCAGCGAGCGCATGCTGCCCTTGTCACTGGGAGTATTCGGCACTTGGGGCACCGGGAAGTCGTCGATCCTCCGGCTCGTCCAGGCCGACCTCGCTGCGCAAGATGGCCGCTATGTCTTCGTCGAATTCGATGCGTGGCTCTATCAGGATTTTGATGATGCCCGCGCCGCCCTAATGGCGGTGATCGCCAAGGTCCTCCTCGACGCCGCGCCGGAAGGATTGAAGGACAAGGCCAAGAGCCTCTACGGCCGCGTGAACAAGCTCAGGCTTCTGGGATTTGCCGCCGAAGGCGGCGCGGCTCTCATGGGCCTGCCGACTTTGGGCCTGCTGAGGAAAGGCATCGAGGGGATCGGCGACTACGTCGCCGGGAATGCGGACGACGAGGACGCCAAGGCCGTGAAGGAGGCGGCGGGCGAGGTCAAGGAGAAGACGAAGGGACTATTGGCCTCCAAGGAGAAGCGCAGTCCTCCCGAAGAGATCACCGCGTTCCGTGCCGAGTTCAAAGAGGTTCTAAAAGGCCTCGACAAAACACTCGTCGTCGTCATTGACAATATCGACCGCTGCACGCCGCCGAACGCGATCCACACGCTAGAGGCTATCCGGCTTTTCCTGTTCCTGCCACGCACGGCGTTCGTTATCGCGGCAGACGAGGACATGGTCCGGCACGCGGTCTCGACCCACTTCCGCAATCCGTCCGAGCGCCTGATCCAAGATTATCTCGACAAACTCATCCAGGTGCCCGTCCGCGTCCCAAGGCTCGGTGTGCAGGAGGTTCGTGCCTATATGCTGTTGCTCTTCGCAGAGGCGGCCGAAATAGGTGCGGAACGGCTCGAAGCCCTGCGAACCTTCCTGGTGGAACAACTCCGGCAAGCCTGGAGACCAGATGCGGGCTTCGGCATTGACGACGTCCTTCGGGTGTTACAGCCGGCCGATCCAGCTGCCTTGCGGGTGACGTTGGACCTCGCGGACCGCATGGCACCCTTGCTGGCCTACTCCGCCAACGTCAAAGGCAACCCACGCATCATCAAGCGCATGCTGAATGTTGTGCGCATGCGCGCCTCTGTGGCTCGCAGGCGAGGGATGCCGATCGACGAGGCGATCATCGCCAAATTCGTCCTTTTTGAGCGGTGCACCGCAGCCGCTGCGGTAGACGCCCTCCACGACACCATCAACGCATCGGCCGGCAAGCCGGAGTTCTTTGCGCTCTTAGAGGATACGGCCGCTCTCGCTGCGGACATCGAGGGCGCATGCCCAGAGTCGATGCGGCCTTACATGACATTCATCCGCGACTGGGGCGCCCTTGAGCCGCCGCTGGCGGACATCGATCTGCGGCCCGCCGTGTATCTAGCACGTGAGACGGTCCCCCTCCGCAGCATCGCCGCAGCTCTGTCTCCTGCGGCACTCCGGGCGCTCGACGTACTCCGCGACGTCAGGACGGCCAGTTCCCCAGCGGCGAGAGACGCGCTTGCCGCCGTCGACGCGATCGAACACGTCCCGATGATGGATGCGCTTGTGCGCGACATGCGCCGGAATCCCGAATGGATGCGTAATCGGCGGGACTTCCTCGGGGCGACGCTGCTGGCCGATCTCGCGCCAGAAGCCGCTGTCGTCCTGGTTCGCTTCATACGCTCCCTCGAACTGCCGAGGCGGCCGCCATGGATGTCGGCGTTGCTCACCGGCAAGACGTGGGCCGAAGGCTAG